The segment GATGTCTTGGCGGTCAGCACGTCCGCGACCGCCTCCTGGAATCCCGCGGCCAGGTCGCTTACCTCCGGCGCGGACGATGGCTGCCCTCCGTCCGAGGGCAGCAGCCCCTGTTCCTCCGCCATGCGCAGCGTGGCCGTCTTGAGGCCGCTGAAGCTGAAGTCGTCAGTGTCGCGCAGCCAGGCCCGTGGCAGGACGGCGTTGCGGCGCGCTCCCCGGGCGATGCGCTCGACGGCGGGGCCGCCGGGAAAACCTAGGCCCAGCACGCGGGCCACTTTGTCGAATGCCTCGCCCGCCGCGTCGTCCCGCGTGCGGCCCAGGAGCTGGTAGCGGCCATGCCCTTCCATGAGCACCAGGTCCGTGTGTCCGCCGGAGGCGATCAGGCATAGCAGGGGAAACTGAGGCTCCTGGCCGGGCGCTTTGTCCAGCCAGTTGGCGTAGATATGGCCCTCTAGGTGGTTGATTCCGATGAGCGGCTTGCCCGCGCCGAATGCGATGGCCTTGGCAACGTTCAGGCCCACCAGCAGGGAGCCTGCCAGGCCGGGGCCGTGCGTCGTCGCGACGCCGTCAATGCCGCGCAGGTCAACGCCCGCCTTCTGCAGCGCCTCCCGGACGACGGGGAGGACCGTCAGGATGTGCTGGCGCGAGGCCACCTCGGGCACCACGCCGCCGTAGCGGGCGTGTATGTCAATCTGCGTCGCCACGATGCTGGACACGATGCAGCTGCCGTCCTCCACCACCGAGGCGGCGGTCTCATCACAGGAGGACTCGATGCCGAGAATAAGCATGGCGCTCTCTATCTTACCGTATACGCCTTGCGGCGGCGAGGGGCCGCCTCCGCGCGGGCCGCGGCCACGCCCAGCGTGATGGCCAGCGCCAGCGCCATGCCGGACGCGATGTAGGAAGGCAGGAGCACTCGATAGAACCGCTCGTACACGACCACGCCGCCATCGGGGCGGAAGCGCCATATCGGCAGGTATCCGGCCTGAGACAGGGGCGGCTCGCCGTTGAACGTCCAGGAGGTGAAGCCGGCCTTGGGCGGCACGGGAAAGGTGATGTACGGGCGCGATGTGCCTTTCACGCGCCAGCGCCAAGGCCCATCCGGCTGCACGGCCAGCGGCTCCAGCGTTGTCCTGCCTGTCGCGGACAGCGCCGCCGCCAGGGGTGTCGGCGCCTGGGGTGGCTGTCCGGCCTGCGGCGTGGGCGGCGGCGCCTGCTGGACGGCAAAGGCGCGTCCCACGCCCGCCGTATTGCGGAAGAGGGTCAGGTCATCCCGCTCCAGCGCCACCTTCAAGTCCGGCTGGCGGCGCAGGAACTCGTAGTCGGCGTAGTTCACCTCGCGCAGGAGCAGCACGTACCGCACGTTGAGCGGCGCGAGCAGGTTGCCTATGTCCTGCTGGTTGGCCCCGTCCCGGATGAGCGCCTCGATGAACCGGCTGGACGGGCTGGTGCTCTGGGAGTGGATGCCGCCCGCCTCGATGTTGTCGCCCGCGTACACCGGTTTGGAGAAGAACAGGTGGGCAGGGCTGGCCAGCCGCTTGTCGCGGTTGGGGAGCCAGCTATAGTCCATGTAGAGGTGCCACGGGAGAACGAGCATCCACACGTCGTCCGGGTCGTTGCGAAGCTCTTCGTCCACCTCGCGCCAGGAGCGTGGCACGTCGGCGGTCCCTATTTGGCCCAGGAAGCCGAACATGCCGTAGGAATAGACCACGGGCGTCAGCAGCGCGGCCACCAACACAAGGCGGACCGCTATTCTTCCCGCCGACTGGAGCCGTTCGTCCAGCGCCCGTCGCAGCTCCGCCACTCCCAGGGCGCCCAGGAAGGCGTACGAGAGGCACAGGAGCGCCACGAACTTGTGCGAGTCGCGGAAGCCTCGCGCGGCGGGTATCGCGTCGCCGAGCCGCTCGAAGAGCGGGGCCGTCGCCGGACTGGACACGCCGATAGCCAGCAGGAGGCCCAGCCCGCCGACGATGCTGAACCCGACGACCTGGGGCGCCAGGCCCGATTCACGAGGCACGCGCTCTCCGCGCGGGCCGGTCGGCGCGTCCGTCTCCCCCCAATGGGCCAGCGCGCCGAGCACGGCCAGGAAGAGGATGAAGGCGAAGAGCAGCGCCCAGAGGACGGGCAGGCCATCCTTGGGATAGACGTAGCCCTCGCGCCAGAAGCCGTACATGGAGGCGGTCTCGAACGCCACGCCCAGGTTGGACGTGGAGCGCGGCGCGAAGAAGGACAGGTCAAGCTGGCTGGTGCCGCTCAGGATGCTCTCGGAGTTCGTCAGCGCGGGGACGAGCCAGAAGATGTTCAGGCTCAGGGTCAGCAGCGCCATCGGCCCCAGATAGCGGAGCGTCCATCTCAGAAAGGTGCCTCTGTCGGCGGCGCGGGCCAAGTACACCGCCAGGAACACGAAGTACGCCAGAAGCAGCAGGACGAAACCGTGAACGTACACTAGGCCGGTGAGGGTGGTCAGCGCGGCGACGCGCAGCCCCGCGCTCAGCGTCGGCGCCGCCAGTCCGAGCACTCGTGGGGGGCGCTGTGCCGCGCGCAACGTCCGGGCAATCGGTTCGGGGGTCTCGCGAGGGGCCAGCGCCAGCAGGTCCAGGAATGCCTGCGCGGCGAAGGGCATCACGGCGTAGGAGGCGAGCAGCCACCACTGGCCAGCCAGGAAGCGCACATAGACGAACGGATTCAGCACGTAGAGCAGTCCGGCGAAGTACGCTCCCATCCCTGCCTTCCGCGCCAGCCGGTGTGCCCCCAGCCCGCCGAGGAAGAAGACGAGGAAGAATCCCACCTTCTGCATCAGCCACAGGGGGACGACCGCGCGGGCGAGCTGCGCCAGGTAAGCCAGATGGACGGAGGGCGAGAGCCACCACTCGTTGATGACGTACGCGCCGTCGTTCAGGCTTTCGCCGGGGCCCAGGGGACTGTCCAGGGTGAGGATGTAGCCGGGGCCCATGAACGGGGCCGTGAGCGCCAGCGCCAGGGCGGCGTAGAAGGCGTAGGGCAGCCATGCAGGCCCGCCGCGCGTGAGAAACGAGCGCAGCAGCGTCCGCCGTGGGGGCGTCGCGGCGTTGGCCTGTTCGATTTGTGGCTGCACGGCGGCCTCTAAGCGACGTAGTGCGGGGGCGAAAGCCGTCTATTCCACCAGTCGGTACTCGCGGAAACGGAGCTCGTCGCGCTCCCACTGCTCCGCCTTTGGTTTGCCGGAAAGCACATGGTCGGCTGAAAGGAATCCCATCTCCAGCGAGTGGTGCAGGTTGTTGTAGAAGAACAGTCCCGGCCTTCCGTTGATGATGAGGTTTTCCACCTTGGAGACGTACTTCTCCACGATGGACAGGTTCCGCTCGAAATGTGTGTCCCATACGGGATAGACGTAGCCCAGGCGCACGGTGAAGCACTCGGCGACCTCTGAACGGCGGATGAGGTTACACCGCTCCAGTTGGGGAATGATCAGATCAAAGATGTCCTTGTCCTCAGCCTTCCAGAGCGGATCCGTCTCCCAGCAGGTGATCTCCGCGCCGAAGACGGTCTGGTTTCCTGGCACCATACTTGGGCTGAAGTTCTTCTGCTCCCATGTCCGCCCGAAGCGGAACTCCCTGCCGGGAAAGAAGGCGACGCCGTAAGGATAGACCTGGGGCTTGTTGACCACCAGATAGACCAGGATGAGCTTGCGGAAGCGCAACGCGGGGGCCGCCTGCCGGGCCGCATCCAGGTCCGCGTCCGGCGACTCCGGCGACAGCATGTCGGCGAAGAGGCTGACCGGCAGCGTGGAGATCACGTAGTCCGCTTCCGCCGTCTCTTCCACGTCGTTGTGGCGGTACACTATGCTCCGGACGCGTCCGTCCCGTACTATGAGCTTCTCCACCTGGGCCGAGGTGGTTACCTGCCCGCCAGCCTTCACGATGGCTTCCGCCATGCGCTCCGGTATGGTGCCATAGCCTTTCTGGGGGTACAGGAAGGTCCCGTACGGGTAGAACTGCGACTGGAACAGCTTGCTCCGCTTGCCGGTGATGATCTGGGCCATGACCTCGCGGAGGCTGCCGACGGCGATGCGCTGGCGTGCCAGCCTCCAGTGCAACTCGTGAAGCGGGACGCCCCAGGTCTTTTCCACGAGGGGGCGGAAGACCAGGTCGGTGACGCCCTGGCCAAAGCGGGCGCGCAGCCACTCCTCGTAGTTCATGTCGCTCTCCGCGCGTCCGGAGAAGTGGGCGCGGTCGGACAGCCACGAGGCGATGAGGCGGGTCGCCTTCAGCGGCCCGACGCCACCCAGCACTTCGCCGAGGCGGAAGGGATAGGTCAGGAAGCGGTCGAACAGATAGAAGCGGACGCGCTCGGGTGTGACCTTCAGCTCGTCGCCGCAGAGGTCGCGGACTGTCTGATAGACCTCGTCGGTGTGCGGGGTGAAGCGGTGCGGCCCCAGGTCCAGGCTGAAGGGGCCGTGCTGGAAAGTCTTGCAGAGGCCGCCCACCCACGGCAGGCGCTCGATGACGTGGACGGAGACGCCGCGCTGCGCCAGGCGGTAGCCCGCCGCCAGCCCCGTGGGGCCGGCGCCCAGGATGAGGACGCGGCTCGTCACGTTAGCCCTGCCACCCGGAGCGGA is part of the Dehalococcoidia bacterium genome and harbors:
- a CDS encoding FAD-dependent oxidoreductase produces the protein MTSRVLILGAGPTGLAAGYRLAQRGVSVHVIERLPWVGGLCKTFQHGPFSLDLGPHRFTPHTDEVYQTVRDLCGDELKVTPERVRFYLFDRFLTYPFRLGEVLGGVGPLKATRLIASWLSDRAHFSGRAESDMNYEEWLRARFGQGVTDLVFRPLVEKTWGVPLHELHWRLARQRIAVGSLREVMAQIITGKRSKLFQSQFYPYGTFLYPQKGYGTIPERMAEAIVKAGGQVTTSAQVEKLIVRDGRVRSIVYRHNDVEETAEADYVISTLPVSLFADMLSPESPDADLDAARQAAPALRFRKLILVYLVVNKPQVYPYGVAFFPGREFRFGRTWEQKNFSPSMVPGNQTVFGAEITCWETDPLWKAEDKDIFDLIIPQLERCNLIRRSEVAECFTVRLGYVYPVWDTHFERNLSIVEKYVSKVENLIINGRPGLFFYNNLHHSLEMGFLSADHVLSGKPKAEQWERDELRFREYRLVE
- the tsaD gene encoding tRNA (adenosine(37)-N6)-threonylcarbamoyltransferase complex transferase subunit TsaD; this translates as MLILGIESSCDETAASVVEDGSCIVSSIVATQIDIHARYGGVVPEVASRQHILTVLPVVREALQKAGVDLRGIDGVATTHGPGLAGSLLVGLNVAKAIAFGAGKPLIGINHLEGHIYANWLDKAPGQEPQFPLLCLIASGGHTDLVLMEGHGRYQLLGRTRDDAAGEAFDKVARVLGLGFPGGPAVERIARGARRNAVLPRAWLRDTDDFSFSGLKTATLRMAEEQGLLPSDGGQPSSAPEVSDLAAGFQEAVADVLTAKTSDAARRLGVRQVLLAGGVAANGLLRQRLAERSPAPFGYPLTKHCTDNAAMIASCGYFKLRASVTATWDLDAVPNLPMSSWA